From the genome of Streptomyces sp. NBC_01260, one region includes:
- a CDS encoding iron-siderophore ABC transporter substrate-binding protein encodes MSTGTRPALTRFVRFAPRVGVAAVAAVALAACGGGNDKAGSSAPAEAGGKSGAFPVTVQHKYGSTTIESEPKRIVTLGLSDQDAVLALGIKPVGSVDWFKEKPYGKWPWTKDKWGSDTPDIVGERDEYNMEKIAALKPDLVIAQYSGMKKEQYDTLSKFTKVVAQPKDLPDYGASWQVMTRQIGTSLGKKAQAEKLITGIDADFEKVRDAHPEFATKTLAVADSFEAGKYSAFTKTDPKSIFFSELGFKLKPEIDKLAKPGWNAAELSAEKLNVLDVDRLVWVTSSTDANDRIKAEPLYKNLKVSKDKRDLFVPYQGPDIGAAFSFNTVLSIPYAIDEIVPLLTAVK; translated from the coding sequence GTGTCCACTGGTACACGTCCCGCGCTGACGCGGTTCGTCAGATTCGCTCCCCGAGTGGGCGTCGCGGCCGTCGCCGCCGTCGCTCTGGCCGCCTGTGGGGGCGGCAACGACAAGGCCGGGTCCAGTGCCCCGGCCGAGGCGGGCGGCAAGTCCGGCGCCTTCCCGGTGACCGTCCAGCACAAGTACGGCAGCACGACGATCGAGTCGGAGCCCAAGCGGATCGTCACCCTGGGCCTCTCGGACCAGGACGCGGTCCTGGCGCTCGGCATCAAGCCCGTCGGCTCGGTGGACTGGTTCAAGGAGAAGCCGTACGGCAAGTGGCCCTGGACCAAGGACAAGTGGGGGTCCGACACGCCGGACATCGTCGGTGAGCGCGACGAGTACAACATGGAGAAGATCGCCGCGCTCAAGCCGGACCTGGTCATCGCCCAGTACTCGGGGATGAAGAAGGAGCAGTACGACACCCTCTCCAAGTTCACCAAGGTCGTCGCCCAGCCCAAGGACCTGCCCGACTACGGGGCCTCGTGGCAGGTGATGACCCGGCAGATCGGCACCTCGCTGGGCAAGAAGGCGCAGGCCGAGAAACTGATCACGGGCATCGACGCCGACTTCGAGAAGGTTCGTGACGCGCACCCCGAGTTCGCCACGAAGACCCTCGCCGTCGCCGACAGCTTCGAGGCGGGGAAGTACTCGGCGTTCACGAAGACGGACCCCAAGTCGATCTTCTTCTCCGAGCTGGGCTTCAAGCTGAAGCCCGAGATCGACAAGCTGGCCAAGCCGGGCTGGAACGCCGCCGAACTCAGCGCCGAGAAGCTGAACGTGCTCGACGTCGACCGGCTGGTCTGGGTGACCTCCAGCACCGACGCCAACGACCGGATCAAGGCCGAGCCGCTCTACAAGAACCTCAAGGTCAGCAAGGACAAGCGCGACCTGTTCGTGCCCTACCAGGGCCCGGACATCGGTGCCGCGTTCTCCTTCAACACGGTCCTCTCGATCCCCTACGCGATCGACGAGATCGTGCCGCTGCTGACGGCCGTCAAGTAG
- a CDS encoding lysine N(6)-hydroxylase/L-ornithine N(5)-oxygenase family protein → MSQVDPGDAPLIHDLIGIGFGPSNVAMAIALSEHNARVGRQEAVTAHFFECQPAFGWHRGMLIDDATMQVSFLKDLVTLRDPSSEYTFLRYLQSRGRLIDFVNHKNLFPLRVEFHDYFEWAAAKVDDMVSYGHEVLSVEPVLRDGVVEYVDVTARSGTETVVHRARNLVVGTGLRPLMPEGVERTDRVWHNSDLLAKVDALEGTDPTRFVVVGAGQSAAENVAYLHRRFPRAEVCAVFSRYGYSPADDSSFANRIFDPDAVDEYFTAPEDIKRKLMGYHGNTNYSVVDIDLIDDLYRQAYQEKVLGAERLHFINISRLTGVEEAGDKVRATVTSLVTGEESTLEADVVVLATGYSPVEPLGLLGDVARHCHRDEEGRVRVERDYRIATDDELRCGIYLQGGTEHTHGITSSLLSNTAIRVGEILDSIVERGLKNASDEPRPLADGVAAP, encoded by the coding sequence ATGTCACAGGTTGATCCTGGCGACGCACCTCTGATCCACGACCTCATAGGAATCGGCTTCGGGCCGTCCAATGTGGCCATGGCGATCGCGCTGAGCGAGCACAACGCCCGAGTCGGCAGGCAGGAGGCGGTCACGGCGCACTTCTTCGAGTGCCAGCCGGCCTTCGGCTGGCACCGCGGCATGCTGATCGACGACGCGACGATGCAGGTGTCGTTCCTCAAGGACCTGGTGACGCTGCGGGATCCGTCCAGCGAATACACCTTCCTGCGCTATCTGCAGAGCCGGGGTCGACTGATCGACTTCGTCAACCACAAGAACCTCTTCCCGCTCCGCGTCGAGTTCCACGACTACTTCGAGTGGGCCGCGGCGAAGGTCGACGACATGGTCTCGTACGGCCACGAGGTGCTCTCCGTCGAGCCCGTCCTGCGTGACGGAGTGGTGGAGTACGTCGATGTGACGGCCCGCTCGGGCACGGAGACGGTGGTCCACCGCGCTCGCAACCTCGTTGTCGGCACCGGGCTGCGCCCGCTGATGCCGGAGGGCGTCGAGCGCACGGACCGGGTCTGGCACAACTCCGACCTGCTGGCCAAGGTCGACGCCCTGGAGGGCACCGACCCCACCCGGTTCGTCGTGGTCGGCGCCGGTCAGAGCGCCGCCGAGAACGTCGCGTACCTCCACCGCCGCTTCCCGCGGGCCGAGGTCTGCGCCGTGTTCTCCCGCTACGGCTACAGCCCGGCCGACGACAGCAGCTTCGCCAACCGGATCTTCGACCCGGACGCGGTCGACGAGTACTTCACCGCCCCGGAGGACATCAAGCGCAAGCTGATGGGCTACCACGGCAACACCAACTACTCCGTGGTGGACATCGATCTGATCGACGACCTGTACCGCCAGGCGTACCAGGAGAAGGTGCTCGGCGCCGAACGGCTGCACTTCATCAACATCTCCCGGCTGACCGGCGTCGAGGAGGCCGGGGACAAGGTCCGCGCCACCGTCACGTCCCTGGTCACCGGCGAGGAGAGCACGCTGGAGGCCGATGTCGTGGTCCTCGCCACCGGGTACAGCCCGGTCGAGCCCCTCGGCCTCCTCGGCGACGTCGCACGGCACTGCCACCGCGACGAGGAGGGCCGCGTCCGGGTCGAGCGCGACTACCGCATCGCGACGGACGACGAACTGCGCTGCGGCATCTACCTCCAGGGCGGCACCGAGCACACCCACGGCATCACCTCGTCACTGCTGTCCAACACCGCGATCAGGGTCGGCGAGATCCTCGACTCGATCGTCGAGCGCGGGCTGAAGAACGCCTCGGACGAGCCCCGCCCGCTGGCCGACGGCGTCGCCGCGCCCTGA
- a CDS encoding methionyl-tRNA formyltransferase translates to MRVAMFGYQTWGHRTLRALLDSEHDVVTVVTHPKSEHAYEKIWSDSVADLAEEHGVPVIIRNRPDDEELFRLLQEAAPDIIVANNWRTWIPPRIYNLPPHGTLNVHDSLLPKYAGFSPLIWALVNGETEVGVTAHMMDEVLDAGDIVDQRAVKVDPADTSVDLFHKTVELIAPVTIGALDLITSGQTEFTRQDRSQATFFHKRAEEDIRINWDWPAEVLERLVRAQTSPYPNAFTFHRGKRLEVMSAVVSEGRYGGTPGRVFYREGEAVVIVAGADARTGLNHGLAITRVRTEDGRELPASEYFTSMGGYLTPRP, encoded by the coding sequence ATGCGGGTCGCCATGTTCGGTTACCAGACCTGGGGCCACCGCACCCTGCGAGCCCTCCTGGACTCCGAGCACGACGTGGTGACAGTCGTGACGCACCCCAAGAGCGAGCACGCGTACGAGAAGATCTGGAGCGATTCGGTCGCGGACCTGGCCGAGGAGCACGGCGTCCCGGTGATCATCCGCAACCGGCCCGACGACGAAGAGCTGTTCCGGCTGCTCCAGGAGGCCGCCCCGGACATCATCGTCGCCAACAACTGGCGCACCTGGATCCCGCCGCGCATCTACAACCTGCCCCCGCACGGCACGCTGAACGTCCACGACTCGCTGCTGCCGAAGTACGCCGGCTTCTCGCCACTGATCTGGGCGCTCGTCAACGGCGAGACCGAAGTCGGCGTCACGGCCCACATGATGGACGAGGTGCTCGACGCCGGTGACATCGTGGACCAGCGCGCGGTGAAGGTGGATCCCGCCGACACCTCCGTGGACCTGTTCCACAAGACCGTCGAACTGATCGCCCCGGTCACCATCGGCGCGCTGGACCTGATCACCTCCGGGCAGACCGAGTTCACCCGGCAGGACCGCTCGCAGGCGACGTTCTTCCACAAGCGCGCCGAAGAGGACATCCGGATCAACTGGGACTGGCCCGCCGAGGTGCTGGAGCGCCTGGTCCGCGCCCAGACGTCGCCGTACCCGAACGCCTTCACCTTCCACCGAGGCAAGCGGCTGGAGGTGATGTCCGCCGTCGTGTCCGAGGGCCGCTACGGCGGAACGCCCGGCCGCGTCTTCTACCGCGAGGGCGAGGCAGTGGTGATCGTCGCCGGCGCCGACGCGCGCACGGGCCTCAACCACGGCCTCGCCATCACCCGGGTGCGGACCGAGGACGGCCGCGAACTGCCCGCGAGCGAGTACTTCACCTCCATGGGCGGATACCTCACCCCCCGCCCCTGA
- a CDS encoding lipoate--protein ligase family protein: protein MHGEYKVPGGKLVVVDLDVEGGALRNVRVAGDFFLEPDEAILAIDAALEGAPANTGTADLTARIDAALPAATVMFGLTSEGVAVAVRRALAHATEWSDYDWQLIHEQPQSPALHMALDEVITAEVAAGRRPPTLRVWEWDSPAVIIGSFQSLRNEVDTEAAARHGVTVVRRVSGGGAMFVEPGNTITYSLSVPDSLVSGLSFADSYAYLDDWVLEALGDMGIKAWYQPLNDIATDVGKIAGAAQKRVVGHDGGPGAVLHHVTMSYDIDADKMLDVLRIGREKLSDKGTKSAKKRVDPLRRQTGLPRGTVIDNMIESFRNRHGLAVGKVTQEEQDRAEELVRTKFGTAGWTARVP from the coding sequence GTGCACGGTGAGTACAAGGTCCCCGGCGGCAAGCTCGTCGTGGTGGACCTGGACGTCGAGGGCGGCGCGCTGCGCAACGTACGGGTCGCCGGGGACTTCTTCCTGGAACCGGACGAGGCGATCCTCGCGATCGACGCGGCGCTGGAGGGGGCTCCGGCCAACACCGGCACCGCGGACCTCACCGCCCGGATCGACGCGGCGCTCCCCGCGGCGACCGTGATGTTCGGCCTCACCTCCGAGGGCGTCGCCGTCGCCGTGCGCCGGGCGCTGGCGCACGCCACCGAGTGGAGCGACTACGACTGGCAGCTCATCCACGAGCAGCCGCAGTCCCCCGCCCTGCACATGGCCCTCGACGAGGTCATCACCGCCGAGGTCGCGGCCGGGCGGCGCCCTCCGACGCTCCGGGTCTGGGAATGGGACTCGCCCGCCGTGATCATCGGCAGCTTCCAGTCGCTGCGCAACGAGGTCGACACCGAGGCCGCCGCACGGCACGGGGTGACGGTCGTGCGCCGGGTCTCGGGCGGCGGGGCGATGTTCGTGGAGCCGGGCAACACCATCACGTACTCCCTCTCCGTCCCCGACTCCCTCGTCTCCGGGCTCTCCTTCGCCGACAGCTACGCCTACCTGGACGACTGGGTGCTCGAAGCCCTCGGCGACATGGGCATCAAGGCCTGGTACCAGCCGCTGAACGACATCGCGACCGATGTCGGAAAGATCGCCGGGGCGGCACAGAAGCGTGTCGTGGGCCACGACGGCGGGCCGGGCGCGGTGCTGCACCACGTGACGATGTCCTACGACATCGACGCCGACAAGATGCTCGACGTCCTGCGGATCGGCCGCGAGAAGCTGTCCGACAAGGGGACCAAGAGCGCCAAGAAGCGCGTCGACCCGCTCCGCCGGCAGACCGGGCTCCCCCGCGGGACCGTCATCGACAACATGATCGAGTCGTTCCGCAACCGTCACGGGCTCGCCGTCGGCAAGGTGACCCAGGAGGAACAGGACCGGGCCGAGGAGCTCGTCCGCACCAAGTTCGGCACGGCCGGGTGGACCGCCCGGGTGCCGTAG
- a CDS encoding response regulator transcription factor yields MSEYTDARIRVLIVDDQALMRAGFRALLDAEDGIEVVGEAADGRAGLELARLHTPDIALIDVQMPVMTGIEATRAIAADPLLRGVHVVILTNYGLDEYVFEALRAGAAGFLLKDTEPAELLQAIRVAARGDALLSPAITRRLIGEFVARPPDRSTAPGFESLTRREREVSALAARGLTNEEIAAHMVISPFTAKTHISRAMIKLGARDRAQLVVFAYESGLVTPREPRR; encoded by the coding sequence GTGAGCGAGTACACCGACGCTCGGATCCGGGTGCTGATCGTCGACGACCAGGCGCTGATGCGGGCCGGCTTCCGGGCCCTGCTCGACGCGGAGGACGGCATCGAGGTGGTCGGCGAGGCGGCGGACGGCCGCGCGGGTCTGGAACTGGCCCGGCTGCACACCCCCGACATCGCGCTCATCGACGTACAGATGCCGGTGATGACGGGGATCGAGGCCACCCGTGCCATCGCCGCCGACCCGCTGCTGCGCGGGGTCCATGTCGTGATCCTGACCAACTACGGCCTGGACGAGTACGTGTTCGAGGCGCTGCGTGCCGGAGCCGCGGGCTTCCTGCTCAAGGACACCGAGCCGGCCGAACTGCTCCAGGCCATCCGCGTCGCCGCCCGCGGCGACGCCCTGCTCTCGCCCGCCATCACCCGCAGGCTGATCGGCGAGTTCGTCGCCCGGCCCCCCGACCGGTCCACCGCACCCGGATTCGAGTCCCTCACCCGCCGGGAACGCGAGGTCAGCGCCCTCGCGGCCCGCGGCCTGACGAACGAGGAGATCGCCGCGCACATGGTGATCAGCCCCTTCACGGCCAAGACCCACATCAGCCGCGCCATGATCAAGCTGGGCGCCCGTGACCGAGCCCAACTCGTGGTGTTCGCCTATGAGTCGGGTCTCGTCACCCCTCGTGAACCGAGGCGCTGA
- a CDS encoding sensor histidine kinase, which produces MKGDAGDTGRRARLLDAALAVAIGAAVVAAASVASAPDALDLVLVAAGSLALAEHRRAPRTVLIVTTLAMSGYVLHAHPGSWAAFPVLAAVHAAARNGHRLWGVAASALFLTGYFTVMMAAAPAAGDTVERTLLLLGWFLCAGVTGLIDKNWQAYLRQTEQRALDAEHSRDEIALRRAGEERLRIARELHDSLTHSISIVKLQAGVAVHLARKRGTEVEPALLAIQEASGEAMRELRATLEVLRTDVVEPGTGLDRIGELAERARSAGIALAVTVSGDERPLPPDVDRAAYRIVQEALTNVARHADRARTTVRLAYGERTLTVHIDDHGPCVPGDAVTAGTGLTGMHERVTALGGTLDAAPRRAGGFSVRAELPLRTVRATA; this is translated from the coding sequence ATGAAGGGGGACGCGGGGGACACCGGCCGGCGCGCCCGTCTGCTGGACGCGGCGCTCGCCGTCGCGATCGGGGCGGCGGTCGTCGCCGCGGCCTCGGTCGCGTCGGCGCCCGACGCCCTCGACCTGGTGCTCGTCGCGGCCGGTTCACTGGCCCTGGCCGAACACCGCCGGGCTCCTCGCACCGTACTCATCGTCACCACGCTCGCCATGTCCGGATACGTGCTCCACGCACATCCGGGCAGCTGGGCGGCGTTCCCCGTGCTGGCCGCGGTGCACGCCGCCGCCCGGAACGGGCACCGCCTCTGGGGAGTCGCGGCGAGCGCCCTCTTCCTCACCGGCTACTTCACCGTCATGATGGCCGCCGCACCCGCCGCCGGGGACACCGTCGAACGCACCCTGCTGCTGCTCGGCTGGTTCCTCTGCGCCGGGGTCACCGGGCTCATCGACAAGAACTGGCAGGCGTATCTGCGCCAGACCGAGCAGCGGGCACTGGACGCCGAACACAGCCGCGACGAGATCGCGCTGCGCCGGGCGGGGGAGGAGCGGCTGCGGATCGCCCGCGAACTGCACGACTCCCTCACCCACTCCATCTCGATCGTCAAGCTCCAGGCGGGAGTCGCCGTACACCTCGCCCGCAAGCGCGGCACCGAGGTGGAACCCGCCCTGCTCGCCATCCAGGAGGCGAGCGGCGAGGCGATGCGCGAGCTGCGCGCCACGCTGGAGGTGCTGCGCACGGACGTGGTCGAACCCGGCACCGGACTCGACCGGATCGGTGAACTGGCCGAGCGGGCCCGCAGCGCGGGCATCGCCCTCGCGGTCACCGTCAGCGGCGACGAACGCCCGCTGCCCCCGGACGTGGACCGGGCCGCGTACCGCATCGTGCAGGAGGCCCTCACCAACGTGGCCCGGCACGCGGACCGAGCCCGCACCACCGTCCGGCTCGCCTACGGGGAACGGACACTGACCGTGCACATCGACGACCACGGGCCCTGCGTCCCGGGCGACGCCGTCACCGCGGGCACCGGCCTCACCGGCATGCACGAACGCGTCACGGCGCTCGGCGGCACCCTGGACGCCGCGCCGAGGCGGGCGGGCGGATTCTCCGTGCGCGCCGAACTGCCGCTGCGCACCGTCCGGGCCACCGCGTGA
- a CDS encoding carboxymuconolactone decarboxylase family protein — MTGPFRYTSPEPPKSATGVVADVYAQMATDFGIERASAFVVLSASPPLLSGAWALLRESLLAGQVSRTDKEVVAAGVSLANRCPFCVDAHTVLLHATGDHRLAETIARGGQPEDPARRQLLSWGKDMSTAQPFPSADAPEIIGTALSFHFINRIVSALLTESMLPCGLQKLRAVRSAAGRRLARTVRQELTTGLSLPLLETEGEAPAWAAGTAIGTAFGALRTAAELGAGLLNDEDAALVRESVAAWDGVTPLPLHAVLPDRAERPGARLALLAARAPYRITDEDVAAWLVPPFTDHCLAHLIAYGAGCAVGRVEATLTTQTKELA; from the coding sequence ATGACCGGACCCTTCCGCTACACCTCACCCGAACCACCGAAGTCGGCGACCGGAGTGGTCGCCGATGTGTACGCCCAGATGGCCACGGATTTCGGCATCGAGCGTGCCTCGGCCTTCGTCGTCCTGTCCGCCTCCCCTCCGCTGCTGTCCGGCGCCTGGGCACTGCTGCGCGAGTCCTTGCTGGCCGGGCAGGTGTCCCGGACGGACAAGGAGGTGGTGGCGGCCGGGGTGTCGCTCGCCAACCGCTGCCCGTTCTGCGTGGACGCGCACACCGTGCTGCTGCACGCCACCGGTGACCACCGGCTGGCCGAGACGATCGCCCGCGGCGGACAGCCCGAGGACCCGGCCCGTCGTCAACTGCTGTCCTGGGGGAAGGACATGAGCACCGCGCAGCCGTTCCCGTCGGCCGATGCGCCCGAGATCATCGGGACGGCGCTCTCCTTCCACTTCATCAACCGCATCGTCTCCGCGCTGCTGACCGAGAGCATGCTGCCCTGCGGCCTCCAGAAGCTCCGTGCCGTACGGAGCGCGGCGGGCCGCAGACTGGCCCGGACCGTGCGCCAGGAGCTGACGACGGGGCTGAGCCTGCCCCTGCTCGAAACGGAGGGCGAGGCGCCTGCCTGGGCCGCGGGCACCGCCATCGGCACCGCGTTCGGTGCGCTGCGCACCGCGGCGGAGCTCGGTGCCGGGCTGCTGAACGACGAAGACGCCGCGCTCGTACGGGAATCGGTGGCGGCCTGGGACGGGGTCACGCCGCTCCCGCTGCACGCGGTGCTGCCGGACCGGGCGGAGCGGCCGGGCGCCCGGCTGGCCCTGCTCGCGGCACGTGCCCCGTACCGGATCACGGACGAGGACGTGGCTGCCTGGCTGGTACCGCCGTTCACCGATCACTGCCTGGCCCATCTGATCGCGTACGGCGCCGGCTGCGCCGTCGGACGCGTCGAGGCCACCCTGACCACACAGACGAAGGAGCTCGCGTGA
- a CDS encoding class I SAM-dependent methyltransferase, whose product MKVAEAWNGPVGEHWAAHPDRYNAMLKAFDAPLFDAASIGASDRVLDIGCGSGLTTRMAARLAPEGRVTGVDISGPLVERARELTDDDRFPAVTYRLADAQTCPFEPGGYDLAISRGGVMFFADAVAAFTNIAAALRPGGRLVFVCPQPASPGGEEREALGLLASLLGEDHTQENAPATAMASLSQPDHLHEVLGAAGFTDIEVTGVGADSVWGKDAADAVDFFVSRAPGRTVSEATRAAMARALLPHETPRGVLLRAGVWVVGARRPE is encoded by the coding sequence GTGAAGGTCGCCGAAGCATGGAACGGACCGGTCGGAGAGCACTGGGCCGCACACCCGGACCGCTACAATGCGATGCTGAAGGCCTTCGACGCACCACTGTTCGACGCGGCTTCGATCGGCGCCTCGGACCGGGTGCTGGACATCGGCTGCGGCAGCGGGCTCACGACCCGGATGGCCGCCCGGCTGGCTCCGGAGGGCCGTGTCACCGGTGTCGACATCTCGGGGCCGCTGGTCGAACGGGCCCGCGAGCTCACCGACGACGACCGGTTCCCCGCCGTCACCTACCGGCTGGCCGATGCGCAGACCTGCCCGTTCGAGCCCGGCGGGTACGACCTGGCGATCAGCCGGGGCGGGGTGATGTTCTTCGCCGACGCCGTCGCCGCCTTCACGAACATCGCCGCCGCGTTGCGGCCGGGCGGCCGACTGGTGTTCGTCTGCCCGCAGCCCGCGTCGCCGGGCGGCGAGGAGCGCGAGGCGCTGGGCCTGCTGGCCTCGTTGCTGGGCGAGGACCATACCCAGGAGAACGCGCCGGCCACGGCGATGGCCTCGCTCTCACAACCGGACCACCTGCACGAGGTGCTGGGGGCGGCGGGTTTCACGGACATCGAGGTGACCGGCGTCGGAGCGGACTCCGTCTGGGGGAAGGACGCGGCCGACGCGGTGGACTTCTTCGTCTCACGCGCCCCCGGCCGCACCGTCTCCGAGGCCACGCGCGCGGCGATGGCCCGCGCGCTGCTGCCGCACGAGACCCCGCGCGGGGTGCTGCTGCGCGCGGGGGTGTGGGTGGTCGGCGCCCGCCGCCCGGAGTGA
- a CDS encoding amidase — protein sequence MSSADAIGTDVAVPDGLADSARALADGRTTATRLVSAALARIEASQGTLNAFRHLRAEAALAEAAEADRRLAAGERLPLLGVPVAVKDDTDVAGMPTYFGCAGELPAATADSEAVRRLRAAGAVIVGKTNSCELGQWPFTEGPAFGATRNPWNTDHTPGGSSGGSAAAVAAGLVPAALGSDGAGSVRIPAAWTHLVGIKPQRGRISVHPHSDAFQGLTVNGPLARTVADAALLLDAVAGAHPDDPHRPPPVEARAAARRDPGRLRIAVAWRPPLTLTRTAPHPEVRRAVTALAEALAALGHQVEEARPRYGLIGLGFVPRATAGIAELAALHPEPALLDARTRSALRTGTRLGGRVVRAAREREVRQHRRIGALFHPSRGRAGSGFDVLLTPTTALPPPRIGSFDGLSAWRTDVAIAEACPYAWPWNVLGWPGINVPAGFTSDGLPVGAQLLGPSRSEERLISLAAQLEADRRWYEHRPPAAP from the coding sequence ATGTCCTCAGCGGATGCCATCGGAACGGACGTGGCGGTCCCGGATGGACTGGCCGACAGCGCACGGGCCCTGGCGGACGGCCGCACCACCGCCACGCGGCTGGTCTCCGCCGCTCTCGCCCGGATCGAGGCGAGCCAGGGCACGCTCAACGCCTTCCGGCATCTGCGGGCCGAGGCCGCACTCGCCGAGGCGGCCGAGGCCGACCGCCGGCTGGCCGCGGGGGAGCGGCTGCCGCTGCTCGGAGTGCCCGTCGCCGTCAAGGACGACACCGATGTCGCCGGGATGCCCACCTACTTCGGCTGCGCCGGGGAGCTGCCCGCCGCCACCGCGGACAGCGAGGCCGTACGCAGACTGCGTGCCGCCGGGGCCGTGATCGTCGGGAAGACCAACTCCTGCGAACTGGGCCAGTGGCCGTTCACCGAGGGGCCTGCTTTTGGCGCCACCCGCAATCCGTGGAACACCGACCACACCCCGGGCGGTTCGTCCGGCGGTTCGGCGGCCGCCGTCGCCGCCGGGCTGGTGCCCGCCGCGCTCGGCTCCGACGGTGCCGGGTCCGTCCGCATCCCGGCGGCCTGGACGCACCTCGTCGGCATCAAACCGCAGCGCGGCCGGATCTCGGTCCACCCCCACAGCGACGCCTTCCAGGGCCTCACCGTCAACGGACCGCTGGCCAGGACCGTCGCCGACGCCGCCCTGCTCCTGGACGCCGTCGCGGGGGCGCACCCCGACGACCCGCACCGCCCCCCGCCCGTCGAGGCCCGCGCCGCCGCCCGCCGCGACCCGGGCCGGCTGCGCATCGCCGTCGCCTGGCGGCCCCCGCTCACCCTCACCAGGACCGCGCCCCACCCGGAGGTACGACGCGCGGTCACCGCGCTGGCCGAGGCCCTGGCCGCGCTGGGCCACCAGGTCGAGGAGGCCCGGCCCCGCTACGGGCTGATCGGCCTCGGCTTCGTGCCCCGCGCCACCGCGGGGATCGCCGAACTCGCCGCGCTGCACCCCGAACCCGCGCTCCTGGACGCGCGCACCCGCAGCGCCCTGCGCACCGGCACCCGCCTCGGCGGCCGGGTGGTGCGGGCGGCCAGGGAGCGGGAGGTGCGCCAGCACCGCCGGATCGGTGCGCTGTTCCACCCCTCCCGCGGCCGGGCCGGATCGGGATTCGATGTGCTGCTCACCCCGACCACCGCCCTCCCGCCGCCCCGGATCGGCAGCTTCGACGGGCTGAGCGCCTGGCGCACCGACGTGGCGATCGCCGAGGCCTGCCCGTACGCCTGGCCCTGGAACGTACTGGGCTGGCCAGGGATCAACGTCCCCGCCGGGTTCACCTCCGACGGCCTCCCCGTCGGCGCGCAGCTGCTCGGTCCCTCCCGCAGCGAGGAACGGCTGATCTCGCTGGCCGCCCAGCTGGAGGCCGACCGGCGCTGGTACGAACACCGCCCGCCGGCCGCCCCGTAG